Within Hypomesus transpacificus isolate Combined female chromosome 10, fHypTra1, whole genome shotgun sequence, the genomic segment AAGTTAGCCATCGCTGAGGTACTGCAGCACAAGTCCTAGTCTGATGGGCTTTCTGTACTGTTAGACTCAATCTAGGGTGAATGGCCACAGGGATAGAGTCATTGTGACTACAGATCAagaaggttcaaatccctgCCTTTATGTCACTTTGGTTAAACATTCTATTAAAATGAATACTTTACAAATGACATTACATAGTATATTTCCTGTGTGACTGACGGTGTCTGTCTTCTCTTCCAGAGGTACCTGGTGCCCCAGCTGAGGGCTCAGTGTGGCCTGACTGAGGAAAAGACCGCCATCTCCTCCGAGGCTCTGAACGTGCTCATCAAACAGTACTGCAGGGAGTCTGGGGTCAGGAACCTCCAGAAGCAAGTGGAGAAGGTACTGCTCCATTCTTTAAACTTGGATTTTGGCCCAAATCTGTGCATTGGGAAAGTTACAGAAATCCATCCTAACCAAGACCCCCAACGAGGCTGTGGCTTGACAGTGGCGTGTGTGATAAAAACTAAAACACTGATGGCATGTCTGATTCCGTGTCCAGGTGTTCCGGAAGGTGGCGTTCCGTATCGTGAacggggaggagacagaggttgAGATTACTCCCAGAAACTTGCAGGACTATGTGGGCAAGCCGATCTTCACCGTGGACcggatgtatgatgtcacaccGGCGGGCGTGGTGATGGGCCTGGCCTGGACCGCCATGGGTATGTCTGGAActtaaacaacccccccccccccccccccaaaggggTCTTTCCTTAGTTCACAGGCACCTTTCTACCAGGATATTAGGTTGTAACAGCTCTGCCCATCTCTCTGCCTTCGCCCTCCCCCTACAGGTGGATCAACCCTGTTTATCGAGACTTCTCTGCGGCGCCCCCGGGAGGCTACGGTTGGTAAGGACGGGCCCCGGGAGGGCACCCTGGAGCTGACGGGGCAGCTGGGAGACGTGATGAAGGAGAGTGCCAAGATTGCCTTCACCTTTGCCAGAGCCTTCCTCATGAAACAACAGCCAGACAACACTTTCCTGACTGAGTCCCACATGCACCTGCATGTACCTGAGGTGAGGGGACCCTTCCATTCGTTTTTTGTAAACTTTATTTAAACCTCCAGTAACAGTTGGTAGGAAAAAATAAGGGATTAATCCGTAATCACCTAAGTACGATCACATTACAAATCGCATGCAGTCCCAAATATAGTCATGAATAGAGTCAACTGTTGGCAATTGGTGTGAAGGTTGTATTTTTGACGTTGTGATGTTGTTTCAAGGGAGCCACTCCCAAGGATGGTCCGAGCGCCGGCTGTACTATCGTCACGGCGCTGCTGTCCTTAGCAACCAACATGCCGGTGCGTCAGAACGTGGCCATGACCGGGGAGCTGTCCCTGACCGGAAAGATCCTGCCTGTCGGGGGCATCAAGGAGAAGACTATCGCTGTGAGTCATACAACAACACATAGAATAGACCCTGATACGTAGTACAACATGTAGTACGGTTACTTAAGTGTGTTCCTACCCTGTGTTAGCCTCTTGtgtagcctgatgttgtcatactcataattctagtcagaatatgagtctgataccgCTCCGTTGGgttgtgagtatggggcgtgtttcaaccgaaccctgaaaaaaaatgcctcttcgctcaattggatagaccaacaaccaatcagagcaacgtagtatgttaacttttaccgaatcccgtaggaaggacggcaaaaacatattttccatcgacaaatgccttgatcgcgttcctctttcaaaatgaatgcgctgtcgatgtcttctaaaacagactcgatggcagaatgtacacatctcagctctcctgtggcagccatgtttgttgaaaacaaattcaacccaaggggtctttggtgacgtggttgattacattaacgttgatcatctgtccatcatcgtataaagcccgccctgacaatttgtttagtccgaacagctcttgttcgtTTTTCTCCAACCGagcgaccccagacccaacttccagaCCAAAAGAAATTGTGGGCGTGGCTTCAGCTGGCACCCAGGCCACCTCTTGTGTACATTGTGTTAATTCCGTGTACTGTCTGTTTGCTCCTCCAGGCAAAGCGTGCCGGCGTCACCTGCCTCATCCTGCCCGCAGAAAACAAGAAGGACTTCACGGACCTGCCAGACTTCATCACGGAGGGCCTGGAGGTGCACTTTGTAGATCACTACAGCAAGCTGTTCAGCATCGCGTTCCCCCAGCAGTGACCAGGAGATGGAGACTGAGACACTGGCAGGAAACTCTCCCTCTGCTGCTGAGGACTGAAGGACAGATGAAGTTGTGTAGATGATTGACAAGCACACCATTTTGTGGGCACTGTACGACACTCTTTGGGAACATGTGAGTTCTTCAGAAGACTGGACCTCATAGCAGAACGGAGCCTGGTGGGCCTCAGATTTCAGGACCATAGTGAAGATCCCCAACAAACCATCACCAGTTGGGATTATGACCTTGCTGCCACGCAGCCTAGACTTTTTTTGTATCTATCAAATATGTATGACATTATATATAACTGCTGTAAATGCCTGACTACGGTTTAAATTTGCGTCAGTTTGGTTACTCTTCACACTAAAATCACTTCTTGTGACAGGTGCTAACATGTAGATGGCCATAAAAGATTTCATAAATTATGGCTTTGTGATTTTGGCATTAGAAACTGTTTTTGTTCAAAAGGTGAGACTGGTGTTCCTAAATTCAGTTAATGATTGATACTTGACACCCTGGACTTCAGCCACCTGCTCTACTTTGGTTCTGGATAAATGGGCCAGTaatgatgacatcacttccaCTCTGGTGAATGATCCTCTCAAATCAACACTTCATACTTATGGGAGAAGGCTTTGTAGAACATATTTGATTACAAAACATCCCACATCTTGGCAGGCTTCAATGCACTCGTAAAACTTAAATTCAAGACACGGGTAGGCAACATTTCTTTTgtgaaatacaaatatttatttGCCCCAACGATGGTTTAATCCTTCTTGGCGGCGGCCTTCCTCATTGCGGCCAGAACGTTGCtcagctcctccctctttctcttggcGCGGATGTGAGTTCCAATCTGAGGGACAGATCAGAAGATAATCAATATTTTAATTGCTTTGAATACAAACATCTGCTGATTTACACAACATCCACAGTCCTAACCTCTCACTGATGTAATGACAAATGCTACAGAATGCCTTTGACCAGTGGGTATCAAGAGATGGTTCATCGTGAGTTTTTGTATTTTAAAGTCTAGTTATTCGTGTGTGAGGTAATTCAACAGATTCAGCCAGCCATACTTCAGCCCGCATTATTGTCAAAGCAATCATCGGCATCATTACATAGTGTGATACTTGGGCACTGCACTGACAGCATCTTTTAATACACTCCAGTCTTAAGTTGGCTAGGTCCTTCCCCAAGCAAAGTAGCCTTTACAGTGGAGAGAGACACTCTTACCCTCTTCTTGATGAACTTGAGGGCACGCTTATCCTTGGACACCTTCAGCAACTCCATGGCACGCCTCTCGTAGGGGGCGAAGCCGCACACCTCGCGGATCATGTCACGCACAAACTTGCTGTGCTTGGTCAGGCGCTGAACAGGACAAAAGGTAGATGGGGCACCATGATTTACATTATACAAATAACAGACCAACTGACCTGGGTCAGGTCGTAAAGTTAACGCCCCACAAGGACTCCAGTGCACATCCCACTTCAACTGCACGCAAGAGAACCATTACTTAATCACAGCCTGCCTGACAAGATTTGTTTTCTAAACGTCAACATGTTGCAGGCCTGCTACTTACCCCTCGTCTCCGACCGTGTTTTGGCGCAGTGACGTTCTTTGTTACCGGGTGGCCTTTGTTAAGGCCCACGGCCATAGGATACCTGATAGCCATGTCTgtcaaaaaaaagtttacaaaaAAAGAAGCATTTACTGAGATTAGACATGTTAAACGTAATGTAAGGAGCTGGCTAGCTAACCAGTCAACGTTTCCAATGAGACAAGAAACTTAAATGACACGGAATTGATATTAACTACGGTAGCGACAAGATTTACCCTAGGAACCATATGTATACACTATAATTTACGTTTTAGCAAGTCTTGCGACAATACGGGTTTTATTCGTTGACCAAGGCATGTAAGCACATCAACTTCAGGCTGAATTTAACACTTTGTCTCCCACGGATACATAGCAATATCACATCAGTGTGTTTGTCAATATTTCTACTATACATATCTTATAGCATATCTGACGATACCTCACTGATCGTTGTGATTTTTAATGGATTTCGGGATCTTAAAATTGGGCCGTAAATGTCTTACCTGCTTACTACAATGGCGGACAAACCGGAAGGACTGTTTGGCAGTGAATGCTGGGTAATGAGGGCTTATTTTCGAGGAATTTGTTGTAGCTTTATGTAGCGCCTCCTGTGGATAGGGGTTAACTCTGGTCACGTTCttattactgtaaaaaaaataaagaaacttACGATAGTAATAATTTTGAAATTATAGTTCACTGTTTTCTAATGAGGTTCAAAGAAATTGTTTTTTCGGGAGTTAAATTGACTTGCTTTGGTAACATCATTAATACAGTTTGAATTTAGGTTGGAAATCTGGTAAAAATGTCCATAGTGCCACCCCACCAACATTTATATTCTGAGGAGGACAAAAGTAGATTTATATTCCATTCAAGTCCTTTCTTTTTATATTAAATCAAAATAACAGTAAATGGGACATGCTCTTCTACATTGGAACTACAACTCCCACAAACCTACACAAACGCTCCTTTTGGCGCGGCCAGCGTGAACTGAACACGGCCATCTTGGTGAGTTCTTTCAATAATAGTAGATAGCAAACTGTAGTGGTGGGCTGTGGATTTAATTCAGTTTGCGAAAACAGGTTCGTTGTGAGCAGCTAAACCGGTTTTCAGACAACGGCGAGACCTTTCCGTTCTCAGGGGGAAAAAAGTTTGGAAGCAGTTCAGAGTGGAGTTAAAGTTTAAACTTTGCCATGGCGACCGCAACCCCTAGCCGCGCAGCTCAAGCCGCCGCGACCCCGCTCTCCCCAACCAGGATCTCACGCCTGCAGGAGAAACAAGATTTACAGCACCTGAACGATAGGCTTGCAGTCTACATCGACCGAGTTCGGTCTTTGGAGCTCGAGAATGACCGACTCATGGTTAAAGTCTCGGAGAAGGAGGAAGTCACCACACGCGAGGTAATTCGAACCCATCGAATAACACTAACAGCCCGTACGTAGCTAGCTGATATACAACGGCGTGATAGCCATCCAGCACCACCAGCTACCGTACCGGtgacttagctagctagcaagctggcTCGCTACtcaatatcattcattcactttGCTAATTTAACTATCCAGCTCCATTGCCTAAAGGCGCTTTGTAATTTCATGTTCAAGCTTGTTGACATTTTCTTCATCGCTATTCCTGCTGCATTACATAAGGACTTTATGTGACAAATGTTTATATCTTGCTACACCTTAAAAAAATGTAAGCTGAAATTCAACACTGGTCGTCAGTGTCCTTGAAATTCTGGGAGGACTATTGATTTGATGGATCTGACAACAGAGTTAACCAAGGTGTCAGCCATATGCAGTGTGGAATACAACTTTTCCATCGTAACCGTAATGGTACATTTTCTGATCGGCAAAGTAAAACTCCCTCTCATTCAAAAGAAAAAGAACGGTTGAAATTGAATTGCAGGACAGGGGCGGGTGGATTTTTTAACAAGTAGTGTGCAGAAAGCGTAAATGGTTAT encodes:
- the rpl36 gene encoding 60S ribosomal protein L36; amino-acid sequence: MAIRYPMAVGLNKGHPVTKNVTAPKHGRRRGRLTKHSKFVRDMIREVCGFAPYERRAMELLKVSKDKRALKFIKKRIGTHIRAKRKREELSNVLAAMRKAAAKKD